From Solibacillus sp. FSL W7-1464:
TGCAACAGTTGCGCAAAAACCTGATGAAATCGGAAAAATCGCAATGGAAACAGCGATTGCTTATTTAAACGGTGAAACGGTTGAAGAAGTGATCCCGGTTAATCTTGAATTAATTAAAAAATAATAATGCAACAGCCTTCAAATAGGCTATTGCTCCTCTCAGGCTGTCACAAGTGATTTTGTGGCGGCCTTTGTTTTATGGACTGATAAAAATACTTCGTACAATAAAAAAAGTACAGCAGAGGCCGAATAAGCCAATACTGTACTTTTTAGAAAAATTATTTTTCTTCAGCTACGAATGGTAATAATGCCATAATACGTGAAACTTTGATTGCGTTTGTAAGTTTACGTTGGTATTTAGCAGAAGTACCAGTTACGCGACGTGGTAAAATTTTACCGCGCTCAGAGATGAATTTCTTTAAAAGATCTACATCTTTGTAGTCGATGTGCGTAATGTTATTTGAAGTGAAGTAGCAAACTTTACGGCGTTTGCGGCCTCCGCGACGTGGTGCCATTATCGTGTTCCTCCTTTTAATTTTTAATTATAGATGTGAAGTTCTTAGAACGGTAAATCGTCTTCAGAAACTTCAATCGGTCCTTTACTGTTAGCAAATGGATCCTCATCTACACGTGTATAATTTTGCTGATTTTGAGCTGGCTGTTGATAAGAACCGTAAGAATCCTGTGATTGTGCGCCCCCAAATTGTTGGTTAGGCTGATTATAAGATGGCTGACCACCATAATTTTGCCCACCGCTATATTGTTGGCTTGGTGCACCTTGTGATGCATTAGCTCCTCCACGTGGTTCCAGGAACTGCACTGAATCAGCAACGACATCTGTAGTATACACACGCTTTCCATCTTGTCCTTCAAAGCTACCTGTTTGAATACGACCCTCTACACCAATCAAACTTCCTTTTCTCATGAAGTTTGCCAAGTTTTCGGCTTGTTTTCTCCAGGCAATACAGCCTATGAAATCTGCTTCGCGTTCACCCGACTGGCTCGAAAATGTACGGTTTACGGCAATCGTAAAACGTGCCATTGGAACTCCACTCGGTGTGTAACGAAGCTCTGGATCCTTTGTAAGCCTTCCGACTAGTACGACACGGTTAATCATCAATGCGCCCTCCTTTTTTCAGCATTTAAGTTTAAAAATTATTTTTCTTCTTCGCGTACTGCGATGTGACGGATGATGTCTTCGCTGATGTTAGCTAGACGAGTGTATTCGTTGATAGCTTCAGTACCAGCGTTAACTTTCACGATTTGGTAGAAACCTTCGCGGAAGTCATTGATTTCGTAAGCTAAACGACGCTTACCCCAATCTTTTGCTTCTGTGATTTCTGCACCATTTGAAGTTAAGATTTCTTGGAAACGCTCTACTAAAGCTTTCTTCGCTTCTTCTTCAATGTTTGGGCGGATGATGTACATTAATTCGTACTTTCTCATTTGTGTTTGCACCTCCTTATGGACTTGGGCTCTCCTACAAAATAGGGAGCAAGGAGTAAGTAACTTCTATTACTCACATCAATGAATTGTATCATAGTTGTTATTTCTATGCAACTGTATACGTCTTTAATATTAATGAAAAAATAGATTATTTCATATAGAAATAAACGCTTTGCGAGTATTATTTCTACTCACAAAGCGTCTACTAATTATACGTTAAATAGGAATTCCAATACATCGCCGTCTTGTACCACATATTCTTTACCTTCAGCGCGTACACGGCCCGCTTCTTTTGCAGCAGGTTTTGAACCGTATTCCACTAAGTCCGTAAATGCAACCGTTTCAGCACGGATAAAGCCACGTTCAAAATCAGTATGAATAATACCGGCACATTGTGGTGCTTTCATGCCTTTGCGGAATGTCCATGCACGAACTTCCTGTACACCAGCTGTGAAGTAAGTAGCTAAACCTAATAGACTGTATGAAGCTTTAATCAATTGGTCTAAACCTGATTCAGCAATTCCCAATTCAGCTAAAAATTCTTTTTTCTCATCGTCTTCCAGCTCAGAAATTTCTTCTTCAATTTTTGCACAAACAGTAATTACTTGTGCGCCTTCAGCTGCTGCATATTCTTGTACCATTTTTACATACTTGTTTTCAGACGGATCCGCTACCTCATCCTCAGAAACGTTTGCAACATAAAGCATTGGTTTAATCGTTAATAGGTGTAAACCTTTAATTACTTTTTTCTCGTCATCAGAAAGGTCTGCCGCACGAGCAGGTTTTTCAGCTTCCAGTACTTCTTTCAGCTTTTGAAGAATCGGCTCTTCTGTCATTGCTTCTTTATCTTTTTGCTTCGCCATTTTTGCTACACGGGCAATACGTTTATCCACTGATTCCATATCCGCTAAAATTAACTCTAAATTAATAACTTCAATATCATCAATCGGGTTTACTGTACCCGAAACGTGCGTAATATTTTCATCTTCAAAACAACGAACAACTTGGCAAATTGCGTCTACTTCACGAATGTGAGCAAGGAATTTGTTTCCTAAACCTTCACCAGTTGAAGCACCTTTTACGATACCTGCGATGTCTGTGAATTCAAAAGTTGTCGGAACTGTTTTCTTTGGTACTACTAATTCTGTTAATTTGTCTAAACGCTCATCTGGAACAGTTACACTACCTACGTTCGGTTCGATTGTTGCGAACGGATAGTTTGCCGCAAGAGCGCCTGCTTTGGTAATTGCGTTGAATAAAGTCGATTTTCCTACGTTAGGTAAACCAACAATACCAGCTGTTAATGCCATATTGACACAACCTTTCTATGTTCAGTTCATTTAAATTTATTATTAATTCTTTTATGGATTTTTCTGTCCATTAAATTTTACAACCTTGTCTATTATATTGATTGCGGGCTTAAAAGTCTATTTTGCTTTTAGACTTCTTCTGCCTGGCGTAAAATTTTCTTCATTTTTTTCTCAAACTCGCGGCGTGGAATCATAACGCTATGTCCGCAACCCTCACATTTTATGCGAATATCAGCACCTAATCGGATTACTTTCCATTCGTTCGTTCCGCAAGGATGTTGTTTTTTCATTTCCACAACGTCATTAAGACTGTACTGCTTTGCTTCCATCTATTATTCTCCTCCCTGATTTCGCTCATAAAACATCATTTTCGGTACAGCAAGAGGGATACCGTTGCGTGTTAAGATGTCGATTACATCTTTCCTTATAATACGTGATATTGAATATTGCTGTAATGGTAATGTTTCTATTGTAATAGCAATTGTCGCTTCTGTGCTTGTCGTATTTGTGACACCTAAAAAGACAGGTGCGGTGACAAGTTCCTCATATTTTCCCGGTAATGTATCTAAATAGTTTTGTATGACCATTTGCACTTTTTCAATATTCGCATCGAGCGAAATTTGCATATTTATCGTAGCTTTTGAGTTATTGATGGAATAGTTGATGACATCTACAATACTGCCGTTTGGAATAATAAATTGTTCTCCTGTTACTCCCTTTACTTTCGTTGTACGAAGACCAATCTCCATCACGGTACCTTCTGCCGTATTGATTTTAACAAAATCCCCTACACCGAACTGGTCTTCTAAAATAATGAAGAATCCTGTAATGACATCCTTCACCAAGTTTTGTGCACCAAAGGCGATGGCCACTGAAGCAATCCCGGCCCCTGCAAGTAATCCGGCAACTTGGATATTCATAGCCGATAAAATCCCCATAATGGCGGAGAAGTACACTAAATAGCTCAGAACGCTTTGCAACAGCTTTACAATTGTAAGATGCCGACGTTCATTCGTTCTTACACGCAGCATAAACACTCGGTGGATTATCTTTTTGCCGATAAAAACGACAAGATAAGAAATAACGATAATCGCCAGGATCTTCGCGCTGGCTATAATAATAGCATCCCAAAACTCAGCACTTGTGACATAATCCCAAAGCCTTTTCGTATAGTGTGCGAGTCCTTTTAAATCAGTTTCAGAAAATTCTTCCAAATCTAATTTCAAATCTTCTTCCAAATTTACCACCTCTTGTATAACAAACTTTAAAATTGAATATACTGCATAAATATATCGTATTTCAGCTTATTTCTCGAGTAATCTACTTAAATCAAAAATTTAAAGGAGTGATAATATGACACAAGCCTGTCCTCAAAATTATAGCGTCCATTATGAACAGACGAGCGCTGTTTGGGAGCTTAGCGAAATCTTTTTAAAAACGATTCCGTTTGACCATGAAGAACTTATTTTTTGCTGTATCGGTACAGACCGATCTACAGGTGATGCACTAGGCCCGATTATCGGCAGCCAGCTGCACCAAACTTTTTCATTTCCGTTTCCGGTCGTTGGAACATTGCAGGCACCGCTGCATGCACTCAATATTGTAGAGCGCTACGAACAGCTTATTAATGAAAAAGAACAACCATTTATTATTGCAATTGATGCATGTTTAGGTGAATCAAATGCGATTGGTTCTATTCTAATCCAACAGGGTCCTCTTTATCCCGGAAAAGCCGTGAAAAAGGAGTTGCCCCCTATCGGTAACATTTCTGTTAAGGGAATTGTTAACGTAGGAGGCTTTATGGAAGCTAAAGTATTACAAAATACGAGACTGCACGTTACGTATTCTATGAGTGATAAAATCGTTCGGGCACTTGTTTTAGCATGGCAGCGCCATTTACTGAAACGGAAAAATAATCGCAACGAGTATCCCGACCATCAAAATCGCTGGCAGCAGATTGGCTATACGGATTTTCGTTAATCCCGCAATATTCAAACCGATTGCCATGATCATAATACCGCCTGTAGCCGTCATTTCTGTGATGAATAGATCCAGTGCTTCACTGGGAATATATGTACTAATGACACCTGCAAATAACGCAATTGAGCCTTGATATAAAAACACTGGAATGGCCGATAGTAGGACACCGATCCCTAAAGTTGAACTTAATATAATCGACATAAATCCATCGATAATTCCTTTAGTGATGAGGATATTGTGATCATTGCGCAAGCCGCTATCGAGAGCACCGAGAATGCCCATTGAGCCAATAACAAAAATGAGCGTTGCAGTAACGAACCCCTCCGCAATCGTTCCTTTTTGTGCACGCTTTCCAAAAAGTGACTCGATCCATTGACCGAAACGATTAAACTTCCCTTCAAGATCGAGCCATTCACCGATGACCGTACCTATGATTAAACTGATGATAAGGAGAATAAAATTTGTACTCTCCAATCCCATTTGGATTCCTAGTAGCGCAACTACTAAACCAATAATAGATAATACTGTCTGCTGCATGGATTCCGGAATATTTTTAAAGATACGGCCGACCAATGCACCGATAATGATAAATAATGCATTTAATAGAGAACCTAGTAATACCATGAAATTTCCTCTTTCTATTTGCTGTCTGACAAATTCAACTTTATGTATTATTCTTTTTATATTATAACTGTTCATAAAAAAAGTGCTGGAACTTTTCGCTCAGCACTTTTTATTGTTGTTCCATATTTAATATTTCCAAAATACGATGCAAATCATCATCTGAATAAAACTCAATTTCGATTTTACCTTTATTCTTGGCTTTTCTGATTTGTACTTGTGTACCAAAATAATCACGTAATTGGGACTCGGTTGCCTGCGTATGGATATCTTTTTTTGTCGGTTTTGTTTCACGTGAAACAGCTTCATTTAAATCTTGAATATACTTTTCCAACTGACGAACATTAAGATGATCTTTTATTACCTTATTTGCCACTTCAGGTATGCGTCGCTTATTTTTCAGTCCAAGCAATGCCCGTCCATGCCCCATTGTGAGCTTTCCTTCATTGACAAGGTCCCGAATGTCTTCCGGCAGTTGCAACAGACGGATTAAATTCGCAATATGCGGACGGCTTTTTCCTAATCGTTTTGCTAAATCATCTTGTGTGAAATTCAGTTTCACAATTAAACTGTTGTATGCCTCTGCTTCTTCAATTGGCGTTAAATCTTCGCGTTGCAAGTTTTCCAAAATAGCAACTTCCATCATTTGCTGCTCATTGAAGTCTTTCACAATGACAGGTACATCCGTTAAACCAGCACTAATCGCTGCACGATAACGGCGTTCTCCTGCTACAATTTCATATTTCCTTCCATTTTTACGGACAACAATCGGTTGAATGATACCATGTTCCCGAATAGAGCTGGCTAACTCTTCAAT
This genomic window contains:
- a CDS encoding ParB/RepB/Spo0J family partition protein; this encodes MVKGLGKGIDALFREEAVHKEDQVQQITVGKILANPFQPRKIFDETAIEELASSIREHGIIQPIVVRKNGRKYEIVAGERRYRAAISAGLTDVPVIVKDFNEQQMMEVAILENLQREDLTPIEEAEAYNSLIVKLNFTQDDLAKRLGKSRPHIANLIRLLQLPEDIRDLVNEGKLTMGHGRALLGLKNKRRIPEVANKVIKDHLNVRQLEKYIQDLNEAVSRETKPTKKDIHTQATESQLRDYFGTQVQIRKAKNKGKIEIEFYSDDDLHRILEILNMEQQ
- a CDS encoding mechanosensitive ion channel family protein — protein: MEEDLKLDLEEFSETDLKGLAHYTKRLWDYVTSAEFWDAIIIASAKILAIIVISYLVVFIGKKIIHRVFMLRVRTNERRHLTIVKLLQSVLSYLVYFSAIMGILSAMNIQVAGLLAGAGIASVAIAFGAQNLVKDVITGFFIILEDQFGVGDFVKINTAEGTVMEIGLRTTKVKGVTGEQFIIPNGSIVDVINYSINNSKATINMQISLDANIEKVQMVIQNYLDTLPGKYEELVTAPVFLGVTNTTSTEATIAITIETLPLQQYSISRIIRKDVIDILTRNGIPLAVPKMMFYERNQGGE
- the ychF gene encoding redox-regulated ATPase YchF; the encoded protein is MALTAGIVGLPNVGKSTLFNAITKAGALAANYPFATIEPNVGSVTVPDERLDKLTELVVPKKTVPTTFEFTDIAGIVKGASTGEGLGNKFLAHIREVDAICQVVRCFEDENITHVSGTVNPIDDIEVINLELILADMESVDKRIARVAKMAKQKDKEAMTEEPILQKLKEVLEAEKPARAADLSDDEKKVIKGLHLLTIKPMLYVANVSEDEVADPSENKYVKMVQEYAAAEGAQVITVCAKIEEEISELEDDEKKEFLAELGIAESGLDQLIKASYSLLGLATYFTAGVQEVRAWTFRKGMKAPQCAGIIHTDFERGFIRAETVAFTDLVEYGSKPAAKEAGRVRAEGKEYVVQDGDVLEFLFNV
- the yyaC gene encoding spore protease YyaC is translated as MTQACPQNYSVHYEQTSAVWELSEIFLKTIPFDHEELIFCCIGTDRSTGDALGPIIGSQLHQTFSFPFPVVGTLQAPLHALNIVERYEQLINEKEQPFIIAIDACLGESNAIGSILIQQGPLYPGKAVKKELPPIGNISVKGIVNVGGFMEAKVLQNTRLHVTYSMSDKIVRALVLAWQRHLLKRKNNRNEYPDHQNRWQQIGYTDFR
- the rpsR gene encoding 30S ribosomal protein S18; translated protein: MMAPRRGGRKRRKVCYFTSNNITHIDYKDVDLLKKFISERGKILPRRVTGTSAKYQRKLTNAIKVSRIMALLPFVAEEK
- a CDS encoding DUF951 domain-containing protein, with the protein product MEAKQYSLNDVVEMKKQHPCGTNEWKVIRLGADIRIKCEGCGHSVMIPRREFEKKMKKILRQAEEV
- the ssb gene encoding single-stranded DNA-binding protein, with the translated sequence MINRVVLVGRLTKDPELRYTPSGVPMARFTIAVNRTFSSQSGEREADFIGCIAWRKQAENLANFMRKGSLIGVEGRIQTGSFEGQDGKRVYTTDVVADSVQFLEPRGGANASQGAPSQQYSGGQNYGGQPSYNQPNQQFGGAQSQDSYGSYQQPAQNQQNYTRVDEDPFANSKGPIEVSEDDLPF
- a CDS encoding DUF554 domain-containing protein, with amino-acid sequence MVLLGSLLNALFIIIGALVGRIFKNIPESMQQTVLSIIGLVVALLGIQMGLESTNFILLIISLIIGTVIGEWLDLEGKFNRFGQWIESLFGKRAQKGTIAEGFVTATLIFVIGSMGILGALDSGLRNDHNILITKGIIDGFMSIILSSTLGIGVLLSAIPVFLYQGSIALFAGVISTYIPSEALDLFITEMTATGGIMIMAIGLNIAGLTKIRIANLLPAILMVGILVAIIFPFQ
- the rpsF gene encoding 30S ribosomal protein S6, which encodes MRKYELMYIIRPNIEEEAKKALVERFQEILTSNGAEITEAKDWGKRRLAYEINDFREGFYQIVKVNAGTEAINEYTRLANISEDIIRHIAVREEEK